The Aequorivita sublithincola DSM 14238 genome window below encodes:
- a CDS encoding undecaprenyl-phosphate glucose phosphotransferase, which produces MFKSGRYSGLLRPISYGIDLFFVYFFAFEFFGEPFPYFNYVIYLTIAWLLLSLRSGFYEIYRFTHLAKIMSLLGKQGVVFVLIVFSFFGFYNHLETSASTIFNYILMVMLCIAVVKFGIYYLLKKYRLHLGGNVRKVVIIGLNQKTDQLRKFFTTNPVYGYQLSKTFDLKGPNKVSIEECMDYILHEKIDEIYASVAEIGNKDILKLIDFVDNNLKILKFLPDNKEIFSKKLDFTYYGVLPILSMRKIPMDEPFNKFLKRSFDIVLSLMVIIGVLSWLTPLIGILIKLESKGPVFFKQKRNGLDYQEFFCYKFRSMKPNPMAHLHQISKGDARVTRVGKIIRKTSIDELPQFINVLKGEMSVVGPRPHMVSHTEMYAERIDKFMVRHFIKPGITGLAQVSGYRGEVEDDNHIINRVKYDIFYLENWSLFLDIKIVFQTIFNALRGEEKAY; this is translated from the coding sequence ATGTTTAAAAGCGGAAGATATTCAGGATTGTTGCGGCCTATTTCTTATGGAATAGATCTCTTTTTCGTCTATTTCTTTGCTTTTGAATTTTTTGGAGAACCTTTTCCATATTTCAACTATGTAATTTATCTAACCATCGCTTGGTTGCTGCTTTCATTGCGATCAGGATTTTACGAAATATATCGCTTTACACATCTTGCCAAAATTATGTCGCTCCTAGGCAAGCAAGGAGTAGTTTTCGTTTTGATTGTCTTTTCGTTTTTTGGTTTTTACAACCATTTAGAAACTTCTGCATCAACAATATTCAATTATATTTTAATGGTTATGCTTTGCATTGCCGTTGTGAAATTCGGTATTTATTATTTACTGAAAAAATACCGTCTTCATTTAGGTGGAAACGTTAGAAAGGTAGTAATAATAGGCCTCAACCAAAAGACAGACCAACTTCGGAAATTTTTCACCACCAATCCCGTTTACGGTTACCAACTCTCTAAAACTTTCGACCTAAAGGGTCCGAACAAAGTTTCTATTGAAGAATGTATGGATTATATCTTACACGAAAAGATAGATGAAATTTATGCTTCGGTAGCTGAAATTGGCAATAAAGACATTCTAAAACTTATTGATTTTGTAGATAACAATCTCAAGATTTTAAAATTTCTGCCAGACAATAAAGAAATTTTCAGCAAAAAACTGGATTTCACCTATTATGGAGTTTTACCTATTCTTTCCATGCGAAAGATACCGATGGATGAACCTTTCAATAAATTCTTAAAACGCAGTTTTGACATTGTTCTTTCACTGATGGTGATAATTGGAGTTTTGTCCTGGCTAACCCCTTTAATAGGAATTTTGATAAAACTTGAATCTAAAGGTCCAGTCTTCTTTAAGCAAAAGCGAAACGGTCTGGATTACCAAGAGTTTTTTTGCTATAAATTTCGGTCTATGAAACCGAACCCCATGGCGCATCTTCATCAAATATCAAAAGGCGATGCTCGTGTTACAAGAGTTGGAAAAATAATTCGAAAAACTAGTATAGATGAACTTCCTCAGTTTATTAATGTATTAAAGGGGGAAATGTCCGTTGTTGGCCCAAGACCACATATGGTAAGCCACACTGAGATGTATGCTGAAAGAATAGATAAGTTTATGGTGCGTCATTTTATAAAACCAGGCATTACTGGCTTAGCGCAAGTGAGTGGGTACCGAGGCGAAGTGGAAGATGATAACCATATTATAAATAGGGTTAAATATGACATATTCTATCTTGAAAACTGGAGTTTATTTCTCGACATCAAGATTGTTTTCCAAACTATCTTTAATGCCCTTCGCGGAGAAGAAAAAGCATATTAA
- a CDS encoding WecB/TagA/CpsF family glycosyltransferase, whose product MSDRIHILNTTIDNLSMQETLALVEEKIKTGEQLHHVVVNAGKIVSMQKDLELRRSVEESHIINADGQAVVWASKFLGKPLKERVAGIDFMANLVELAHKNKYKIFLFGAKEEVVKTVVEKYSEIYSPEIIAGYRNGYFSPSEEEEIAHQIANSRTQMLFVAITSPIKENFLYRHREILKNVNLIMGVGGSFDVVAGKTKRAPSWMQNAGLEWFYRFAQEPKRMWKRYLVGNSKFIFLVMKERFSK is encoded by the coding sequence ATGAGCGATAGAATCCACATATTAAACACCACGATTGATAATCTTTCTATGCAGGAAACCCTTGCTTTAGTGGAAGAAAAAATAAAAACTGGCGAACAATTGCACCACGTGGTTGTGAATGCCGGAAAAATTGTGTCAATGCAAAAAGATTTGGAATTGCGACGAAGTGTGGAAGAATCACACATCATAAACGCCGACGGACAAGCGGTAGTTTGGGCTTCAAAATTTTTAGGGAAACCTTTGAAAGAACGCGTTGCCGGAATAGATTTTATGGCCAATTTAGTGGAATTGGCACATAAAAATAAGTATAAGATTTTCCTTTTTGGTGCAAAGGAAGAAGTTGTAAAAACAGTAGTTGAAAAATATTCTGAAATTTACAGTCCAGAAATCATCGCCGGTTATCGCAATGGTTACTTTAGTCCTTCGGAAGAAGAAGAAATAGCGCATCAAATAGCAAATAGTAGAACTCAGATGCTTTTCGTAGCAATAACTTCGCCCATAAAAGAGAACTTTTTGTACCGTCACCGGGAAATTCTTAAAAACGTAAATTTAATTATGGGCGTTGGTGGCAGTTTTGACGTTGTTGCAGGCAAAACCAAACGCGCCCCAAGCTGGATGCAAAATGCAGGTTTGGAATGGTTTTATCGTTTTGCCCAAGAGCCAAAACGAATGTGGAAACGTTACCTCGTGGGCAACTCAAAGTTTATCTTTTTAGTGATGAAAGAGCGATTCTCAAAATAG
- a CDS encoding O-antigen ligase family protein encodes MRILLSAIYPYAFLLLYLIIPFDEYFRAPPNILLAILVVAFPFVVKKEDFKKLKSIPIAIFLALFAYLFIDSFLAGRLEEDYKFINKVMIAVGLAILYIPVADVKKINSAIIFSALAAILFSIYNFVLITDATGSFALGDSPQVVESLLVDRLYLGLLSTFSILISFQAIQKKYHPNNNYYLANIFINFVFIVLIASKIAVISLFVLVLIHQFYGQRKIWKLIIAFVALTAVVGLFLILKNEKGSQLYKAEVANQNAPPAFIQNSMTYELRAVVWKCATDIINDEGFNLTGIGFTETKNKLVSCYETKIEDPKKSEEFVTERYNTHSQFLDFYLSAGFIGLLLFLLFIVVSFFTVKKQFFPTAMLAILVMYCLVENVFHRQIGAYYIGFILIVLITSAQNSENNRIKDI; translated from the coding sequence ATGAGGATACTGCTCTCCGCCATATATCCATATGCTTTTTTGCTGCTTTATCTCATCATTCCATTCGATGAATATTTTAGGGCTCCTCCAAATATATTGCTGGCAATACTGGTAGTAGCCTTTCCATTTGTAGTTAAAAAAGAAGATTTTAAAAAACTGAAATCTATCCCCATTGCCATATTTCTGGCTCTCTTTGCATATCTTTTTATCGATTCTTTCCTAGCAGGAAGGCTGGAGGAAGATTATAAATTTATCAACAAAGTAATGATTGCAGTGGGTTTGGCCATTCTTTATATTCCTGTTGCAGATGTAAAGAAAATTAACAGCGCCATTATTTTTTCAGCTTTAGCAGCTATACTGTTTTCAATCTATAATTTTGTTTTAATTACAGATGCTACGGGCAGTTTTGCTTTGGGCGATTCGCCACAGGTTGTGGAATCACTTTTGGTTGATAGGCTTTATTTAGGGCTTCTTAGCACTTTTAGTATCCTAATTTCTTTTCAGGCAATTCAGAAAAAATATCATCCCAACAACAACTATTATTTGGCGAATATATTCATCAATTTCGTTTTTATCGTTTTGATAGCTTCAAAAATTGCAGTGATTTCCTTGTTTGTATTAGTGTTAATCCATCAATTTTATGGCCAGCGAAAAATTTGGAAACTTATCATTGCATTTGTAGCATTAACAGCTGTTGTGGGATTATTTCTCATTCTGAAAAACGAAAAAGGAAGTCAACTTTATAAAGCTGAAGTAGCCAATCAAAACGCCCCGCCAGCTTTCATTCAAAATTCTATGACTTATGAACTCAGAGCCGTAGTTTGGAAATGCGCCACAGATATTATCAATGATGAAGGTTTTAACCTCACAGGAATTGGTTTTACCGAAACCAAGAACAAGCTAGTTTCTTGTTATGAAACCAAAATAGAAGATCCTAAAAAAAGCGAAGAATTTGTTACAGAACGCTACAACACCCATAGCCAATTTTTAGATTTCTATCTAAGTGCTGGATTTATTGGGCTCTTACTGTTCCTACTTTTTATAGTGGTGAGTTTTTTCACGGTCAAAAAGCAGTTTTTTCCAACAGCGATGCTTGCCATTTTGGTGATGTACTGTTTAGTTGAAAATGTATTTCATAGACAAATTGGTGCATATTACATAGGTTTCATTTTGATTGTACTGATTACAAGCGCCCAAAACAGTGAAAACAACCGTATAAAAGATATATAA
- a CDS encoding UDP-glucose dehydrogenase family protein yields MKISVIGTGYVGLVTGTCLAETGNEVICVDIDKAKVEKMRNGQVPIYEPHLDVLFDRNIKANRLKFTTSLDEGLEHGEIIFLALPTPEDEDGSADLSYVLNVSEEIGKKIKKYKVIVDKSTVPVGTSEKVYNVIAKNASCEFDVVSNPEFLREGFAVDDFMKPERIVVGSSSERATAMMKKLYGPFVRSGNPIIIMDEKSAELTKYAANSFLATKITFMNEIANYCEKVGADVDMVRAGMGTDSRIGKRFLFPGIGYGGSCFPKDVKALQKAGKDENYDFKILNSVIEINAAQKTILLPRIESYFNNNLNGKTIAVWGLAFKPETDDIREAPSIDMMNALLKKGAKLQVFDPEAMPNIEKTFGDKLNYSESMYAALEGADALLICTEWSIFRTPDYDKLKQLIKNPVVFDGRNLYNIQDMETEGFTYVSIGRKAVNL; encoded by the coding sequence ATGAAAATTTCAGTAATAGGAACTGGCTATGTTGGCCTTGTAACAGGAACTTGTTTGGCCGAAACAGGCAACGAGGTAATCTGCGTTGACATAGATAAAGCAAAGGTTGAAAAAATGCGCAATGGCCAAGTGCCAATCTATGAACCACATTTGGATGTTCTTTTTGATAGAAATATTAAAGCGAATCGTTTAAAATTTACTACTTCATTAGACGAAGGATTGGAGCACGGTGAAATCATTTTTCTAGCACTCCCAACTCCTGAAGATGAAGATGGTTCAGCAGACCTTTCTTATGTTTTGAATGTTTCCGAAGAAATAGGAAAAAAAATAAAAAAATATAAAGTAATCGTTGACAAAAGCACGGTTCCTGTTGGCACTTCAGAAAAAGTTTACAACGTGATTGCTAAAAACGCTTCTTGTGAATTTGATGTAGTTTCCAACCCAGAATTTTTAAGAGAAGGTTTCGCCGTTGATGATTTTATGAAGCCGGAACGCATTGTGGTTGGCTCCAGCAGTGAAAGAGCTACAGCAATGATGAAAAAACTTTACGGTCCATTTGTGCGCTCCGGCAACCCAATAATCATAATGGACGAAAAGTCTGCCGAGCTTACAAAGTATGCGGCAAATTCATTTCTGGCAACCAAGATTACTTTTATGAACGAAATAGCCAACTACTGCGAAAAAGTTGGTGCCGATGTAGATATGGTTCGCGCGGGAATGGGCACTGATAGTCGTATTGGCAAGCGTTTCCTTTTCCCCGGAATTGGTTACGGAGGTTCTTGTTTTCCAAAGGACGTCAAAGCACTGCAAAAAGCAGGAAAGGACGAAAATTACGATTTCAAAATATTGAATTCTGTTATCGAAATCAATGCTGCTCAAAAAACGATTTTGCTGCCTAGAATTGAATCTTATTTTAACAATAATTTAAACGGAAAAACAATCGCCGTATGGGGACTGGCTTTTAAACCCGAAACAGATGATATTCGCGAAGCACCATCTATAGATATGATGAACGCTTTGCTTAAGAAAGGCGCAAAACTTCAAGTTTTTGACCCTGAAGCAATGCCGAATATTGAAAAGACTTTCGGCGATAAATTGAATTATTCAGAATCAATGTACGCTGCGCTGGAAGGAGCTGATGCGTTATTAATTTGCACAGAATGGAGCATTTTCCGAACGCCGGATTATGATAAATTGAAGCAACTAATAAAGAATCCCGTGGTTTTTGACGGAAGAAATCTATACAATATCCAAGATATGGAAACAGAAGGGTTTACCTATGTTTCCATAGGAAGAAAAGCAGTAAACTTATGA
- a CDS encoding glycosyltransferase family 4 protein yields MSKEILLITNYFPPEKGAAANRMQSVAEGLGKAGYAVKVVCPLPNYPNGKIFEGYSGKLSVKENSSFGKIARLWVWPSNSTNKLVRLLSMISFSFSLVLFFLFSKTPKKVFIQYSPVFVGYTAVCLGRLFSKKIILNVSDLWPLAGLEMGILKKGWYYSILLKMERFCYRNADLIVGQSEEILQHISNFETAKSSFLYRNIPDFSIPEIASKNSSTEIKIVYAGLLGMAQGLFQLCNQLSFPENVSLHIYGAGPEDEKIKDLQKQNVFFHGELDRNSLHKKLQEYDIAFIPLVKRIYGSVPSKIFEYTRLGLPVLYFAGGEGGEIVEKESLGWVIEVNNFEALQHFINTVSISELKRFPKEVIQKKSVESFSFNKQFEAFLTAIETI; encoded by the coding sequence TTGTCAAAAGAAATCCTTTTAATAACAAACTATTTTCCTCCAGAAAAAGGTGCTGCGGCAAACCGTATGCAAAGTGTTGCTGAAGGTTTGGGAAAAGCTGGCTACGCTGTAAAAGTGGTTTGTCCATTACCCAATTATCCCAACGGAAAAATTTTTGAAGGTTACAGCGGAAAACTATCTGTCAAAGAAAATTCCTCCTTCGGAAAAATAGCTCGATTATGGGTTTGGCCAAGCAATTCTACCAACAAATTGGTGCGCTTGCTATCGATGATTTCTTTTTCGTTTAGTTTAGTGTTATTTTTTCTATTCAGTAAAACTCCAAAAAAGGTATTTATTCAATATTCTCCCGTTTTTGTTGGCTACACAGCGGTTTGTTTGGGGCGATTATTTTCAAAAAAAATAATTCTAAATGTTTCGGACTTATGGCCACTGGCAGGATTAGAAATGGGTATTTTGAAAAAAGGTTGGTATTATTCCATATTGCTGAAAATGGAACGTTTTTGCTATAGAAATGCTGATTTAATAGTTGGGCAATCTGAAGAAATTCTTCAGCATATTTCAAATTTTGAAACTGCAAAATCTTCCTTTTTATACCGAAATATTCCAGATTTCTCAATCCCTGAAATTGCGTCTAAGAATTCTTCAACAGAAATAAAGATTGTTTACGCCGGATTGTTGGGAATGGCACAAGGACTATTTCAACTTTGCAATCAGCTTTCATTTCCTGAAAATGTATCTCTTCATATTTATGGAGCTGGGCCAGAAGATGAAAAAATAAAAGATTTACAGAAGCAAAATGTCTTTTTTCACGGCGAATTGGATAGAAATTCACTTCATAAAAAACTTCAAGAATACGATATCGCTTTTATTCCTTTAGTAAAAAGAATTTACGGATCCGTTCCTTCAAAAATATTTGAATATACACGCTTGGGATTGCCAGTACTTTATTTTGCTGGTGGTGAAGGTGGAGAAATCGTTGAAAAAGAATCTTTGGGATGGGTTATTGAAGTAAATAATTTTGAAGCCTTGCAGCATTTTATCAACACAGTCTCAATATCAGAACTGAAACGTTTTCCTAAAGAAGTTATTCAGAAAAAATCAGTTGAAAGCTTTAGTTTTAATAAACAGTTTGAAGCTTTTCTTACAGCAATTGAAACGATTTAA
- a CDS encoding phenylacetate--CoA ligase family protein: MKTFNISLFLKRFPIKRAKQELLKISEIKEADYEGFLKSKKAEIVNFHLKNNTFYQSKVKAGFSDWESLPILKKKDFQIPLKERLSEGFSEKKVYVNKTSGSSGNPFRFAKNKFSHAMTWAYHMERFGWHGIDFNSSFQARYYGIPLDFVQNKTVKLKDFLANRHRFSILDLSEKALGEMLEVYKKKPFDYINGYTSSIVLFAKYLKKKNIVLKDFCPSLKVCIVTSEMLFDEDKNLLEKQFGVPVVNEYGCSEAGVIAFTNSEDEWEVDSKTLFVEILDENDKPLPFGQEGRIVITSLHNKAHPFIRYEIGDYGALHEKSTFKKPILKKLVGRTNDFAILPSGKKAAGMTFYVITKNIMEESGNLKEFKVIQTKMDTFEIDYVSDEILKAEKIKTITATLEQFLEPGLTFHFNRKQQLDRTEIGKLKQFISNIKQ, encoded by the coding sequence TTGAAAACCTTCAATATTTCACTTTTTCTGAAACGTTTCCCTATTAAAAGGGCTAAGCAGGAATTGCTGAAAATTTCTGAAATAAAAGAAGCAGATTACGAAGGATTTTTGAAATCGAAAAAAGCTGAAATTGTCAACTTTCATTTAAAGAATAACACTTTTTACCAAAGTAAAGTGAAAGCTGGTTTTTCGGATTGGGAATCACTTCCTATTCTGAAAAAGAAAGACTTTCAAATACCACTGAAGGAAAGACTTTCAGAAGGATTTTCAGAAAAAAAAGTATATGTAAATAAAACTTCGGGCTCTAGTGGTAATCCTTTCCGATTTGCAAAAAATAAATTCAGCCACGCCATGACTTGGGCATACCATATGGAACGGTTTGGTTGGCATGGCATAGATTTCAATAGCTCTTTTCAAGCTCGTTATTATGGTATTCCGTTGGATTTTGTTCAAAATAAAACAGTAAAATTGAAAGATTTTCTAGCCAATCGGCATCGGTTTTCTATACTTGATCTTTCAGAAAAAGCATTGGGAGAAATGCTGGAAGTTTACAAGAAAAAACCATTTGATTATATAAACGGTTATACCAGCAGTATCGTGCTTTTTGCGAAATATTTGAAAAAGAAAAATATCGTTTTAAAAGATTTTTGTCCGTCGCTGAAGGTTTGCATTGTTACTTCTGAAATGCTTTTTGATGAAGATAAAAACTTATTGGAAAAACAATTTGGCGTTCCCGTGGTTAATGAATACGGTTGCTCTGAAGCCGGTGTGATTGCGTTTACAAATTCTGAGGATGAATGGGAAGTAGATTCTAAAACACTTTTCGTGGAAATTTTAGATGAAAACGATAAACCGCTTCCTTTTGGCCAAGAAGGACGAATTGTTATAACCTCATTGCACAACAAAGCGCATCCATTTATCCGTTATGAAATTGGCGATTATGGAGCTTTGCATGAAAAGAGCACTTTTAAAAAACCAATTCTTAAAAAACTTGTAGGCAGAACCAATGATTTTGCAATACTTCCTAGCGGAAAAAAAGCTGCGGGAATGACTTTTTACGTCATTACAAAAAATATAATGGAAGAAAGCGGAAACCTAAAAGAGTTTAAAGTGATTCAAACAAAGATGGATACTTTTGAAATAGATTATGTAAGTGATGAAATTTTAAAAGCCGAAAAAATAAAGACTATAACCGCGACACTTGAGCAGTTTTTAGAGCCAGGCCTTACATTTCATTTTAACAGAAAGCAACAACTGGACAGAACCGAAATCGGAAAATTGAAACAGTTCATTTCCAACATTAAACAATAA
- a CDS encoding UDP-glucuronic acid decarboxylase family protein, with the protein MKKRVLITGAAGFLGSHLCDKFIAEDFHVIAMDNLITGDLKNIEHLFKLEAFEFYHHDITKFVHVPGKVDYILHFASPASPIDYLKIPIQTLKVGSLGTHNLLGLAKEKNARILIASTSEVYGDPLVHPQTEEYFGNVNTIGPRGVYDEAKRFQESITMAYHRFHGLETRIARIFNTYGPRMRLNDGRVIPAFIGQSLRGEDLTVFGDGMQTRSFCYVDDEVEGLYRLLLSDYPLPVNIGNPEEITILDFAKEIIKLTETEQKIVFKPLPQDDPMQREPDISKARKILNWEPKISREEGMKKTFEYFKNLSKEELFKSEHKDFSKHNR; encoded by the coding sequence ATGAAGAAACGAGTACTGATTACAGGTGCCGCCGGCTTTTTGGGTTCGCATCTTTGTGATAAATTTATTGCCGAAGATTTCCACGTTATTGCGATGGATAACCTTATAACAGGCGATCTTAAGAACATTGAACATCTCTTTAAGCTGGAAGCTTTTGAATTTTATCATCACGACATTACCAAGTTTGTACACGTTCCTGGAAAGGTTGATTACATTCTTCATTTCGCTTCTCCAGCAAGCCCGATAGATTATTTAAAAATACCCATCCAAACCTTAAAAGTAGGGTCTTTAGGAACGCACAATCTTTTGGGATTGGCAAAGGAAAAAAATGCTCGTATTTTAATAGCTTCTACTTCTGAAGTTTATGGAGATCCGTTGGTACATCCACAAACGGAGGAATATTTCGGAAACGTGAATACCATCGGTCCTCGCGGCGTTTATGACGAAGCAAAACGCTTTCAGGAATCTATCACGATGGCTTATCATAGGTTTCACGGTTTGGAAACACGTATTGCCCGTATTTTCAATACCTATGGTCCACGAATGCGACTTAATGACGGTCGTGTAATTCCAGCATTTATTGGTCAATCACTTCGTGGTGAAGACTTAACAGTTTTTGGAGATGGAATGCAAACACGCTCGTTCTGTTATGTTGACGATGAGGTGGAAGGGTTGTATCGCTTATTATTAAGTGACTATCCATTACCCGTAAATATTGGTAATCCAGAAGAAATAACGATTTTAGATTTTGCGAAGGAAATAATAAAGCTGACAGAAACGGAGCAAAAAATTGTCTTCAAACCCTTACCACAGGACGATCCGATGCAACGTGAGCCAGATATTTCAAAAGCGCGAAAAATATTGAATTGGGAACCTAAAATTTCCCGTGAAGAAGGAATGAAAAAAACGTTCGAATATTTTAAAAATCTTTCAAAAGAAGAACTTTTTAAAAGCGAACATAAGGATTTTTCAAAACACAACAGATAA